In Macrobrachium rosenbergii isolate ZJJX-2024 chromosome 27, ASM4041242v1, whole genome shotgun sequence, the genomic stretch GAAGAAATTCCTATCCTTGGATGAGGAAGGGAAAAATGACTGTGAGGAAATTATCAGTGTATGCACCCCGAACCTCACTAATGCTACCTTTGGGGAGCGTTTATCAATTGCATGCGATTTATGTGAACGAGAACAGGAAGTCCTGCGTTTGTGGAGCAGCGAAATATGTGATTCTCCGCCAAGCCATGGCTTTGATGTTACCGTTTACTTCATGTACTTATTAATCTTGGTCATTGCCATCACCGGAAACTGCATCATCGTGTATGTGGTCGGGTCATCCATCAAAATGAGAACGGTTACTAACTACTTCATCGCAAACTTGGCAGTGGGAGACCTGTGTATGGCTATATTCTGCTTGCCTTTCTCCTTCCTCAGTACCCTCATCCTCAAGTACTGGCCTTTCGGAAGCCATCTTTGCGTAACCGTCAACTATCTGCAAGCAGTGTCTGTATTTGTGTCTGCTTTTACATTGGTAGCTATCAGTCTGGATCGATATCTAGCCATTATCTACCCTCTGCGACCTCGGATGACCCGCTTCCAAGCCAAGGTCATCATCAGCGGCGTGTGGGTGTTTTCCCTCCTAACGACCCTCCCGATAGTCATCTACTCCAAGCTGATGACTCCGGGCGTGAATTTCTACCGCTACTTCGGAAGGGAAGTCTGCACGGAGGACTGGAGTTCGAATCCTTCGTCAGGCGCGGCCTACAGCGTGGCCCTCATGGTCTTACAGTACTTCCTGCCCCTGGCGGTACTGATCTTCACGTATTCGAGGATTGCTGCCGTCGTCTGGGGCAAGACGCATCTGGGAGAAACGCCTGCTAGGATGAACAGAATTGCCAGGAGTAAGAAAAAGGTAAGACACTCATTTTATAGCCTTTCTGAACTTGAATGACATGAAATCTTGGAACTATTACTTAATAATATCCAGTTATTCTAGAGAAAATCAAAATCAGTTTCGGCTGTCAGGTATGTGGAAATACAGGTTGTTTCGCATAGGCTAGTCCAATCATATTTGGGGCTGTTTGAACGACCAGGGAATCAGTGAAAGTGTAGTCCTGtcgaaaatattaaagaataaaagttatCGAGCATATATGAAAAAGTCGGAGTATGCGGGTCTGTAACAATTGACCAGCGTTTTAGGGGTACAGATTTTTTGTGGTAGGGTTCTTTTTTGTTAGTCACCCCCAAAATGGTTGTTGCACTAACAAGCCCAGTACGATATTTCCAAtagatttcattaagaatataCCGCTCAATTTACTCGAAGGATTGTACCTTATTTCAAGGCTaggatttaaacaaaaatttgtaaaaagtaatgatgaaaatgaaaatactaaaaatgttatagaatttatattattatgcGGTTAAATTATGTTAGGTTTCATAGAGGAAATATTTCTGCACGTCTACATACAGTCCTAATGGCAATAAAACTAAGAGACTTATGcaattatataattacaaaaattaggCAAACTTACATACAGTACGAAAAGGAGACActtcatgtgtaaataataatgataacattaacaatgatgatgatattaatacATCCTCTCAAGCAAGCACTCTGTCtgtaaattcttttgaaatacatTAATACGTATCATCATTCCTATGAAAGTAAGGCACACGCAAACTCGCACATACGAGAAAGGGTTCGTTAATGAGACATCAAGGtgcgagagagggagggaggcagCTAGCAAGCTGGCTTCTCAGGCGTTCTGTTTACAATACGATCCATTTTCACACCGGCCCACAAGACAAACAGATCCGATCGTGTAAGCCGACTTTTAATGATGGAGATTAAAAGTAAACTTCCTCCTGAATATTTGCGGGACACTCTAATGCGTTCATTTTCTGGCAACTCGAAGGTTATACACAGTTGAATTGGAGCagagacctgtgtgtgtgtatgtgtgccctCAGTCGCTGTTAGATATTGGTTTGCTTGCTTTACCGTTGGAATGAAGTAAACAGTTAGCAGTCTGTTTCATTTCATTGCAAATTTTATGTGCATGTCCGAGTGTATTCCAGTAGGggttagggccgtcagtgcacctcgcgtggtgcaatgtaggcattaataaaagtTGTTTAGTGCGTCTCTTCATCCCCAAACTGCAGCCACGTTTTAGCCTTTAACTTTACCTCCGTGCCCACTTCCtttctccccgtaggggggttagtggcGTGAATGcaaggaattacttaaggttctttggagcataccttcggcccctagctgtaacccccttCATCCCTTTTACCgcaactccattcatattctctctcttccatcttattgtctgtaccctctcttaacaatcatttcatagtgcaactgcgaggttttcctcctgttacgcctttcaaactttctactctcaatttccgtttcagcgttgaatgacctcgtagagcccagtgcttggcctttagacaaaattctatattccatcccattccacttcctttgtTCCCTCTTGTCactcaaccactccaacttcctcttttcactgccttaaatACTGAATAGCTGAAAGTGCCGCAGTGCTTAGCTTtgtagcctaattttcataaatcacattAAATTTCTAAGTATGTAAGATAAGATACTTCGTCTCGGGACACGCCTTTATCTCGAGAATTAAGGTTCCATATAGTATGTTGCATTAGTTTCCGTTTATTTAAGTGGAAGATGGAGAGAGTTTAATTTATGTCAGCTAGACGACTTTCAAATGCGTTAGATCGCTACCGAAGGCATAGGCTAGATTCTGTTTTTCTTTGCCTGGTTATTTGAAGAATTTGTGACAATGTAACAATTATAGTTTTTTCAGTCTCGAAAATTGAACGTTCTTACAGAATTTTTCGTCTTGAGCTTTAGTAGTCACTGGTTAGCTCTTGTTCTTTAGAAAATTGATCTAGTGATTTACTGATATGAATATCTGGCGACACAGCTCCAATGGTCACGGGAGCTGATtcgtataaaaaaatacaatatacttatACGAAACTCCGGTAAAAGCGCACAAACGTAAATACTCATTTTGATTCTTTTGGATGACATTTCCAGCATAAGAATACCTGGAGAAGATTACAtagggaacaataaaaaaattatgatgccATTTAAATTGTAGCAGCAGGGGAATTGATTAACCATTCAGTGTTAAGGAGAATGTAAATAGGATGAGAACTGTTTATCACAATCTatgcattttatcagttttaaatataGAGCCGTT encodes the following:
- the LOC136853482 gene encoding RYamide receptor-like, encoding MDIMDFRLKKFLSLDEEGKNDCEEIISVCTPNLTNATFGERLSIACDLCEREQEVLRLWSSEICDSPPSHGFDVTVYFMYLLILVIAITGNCIIVYVVGSSIKMRTVTNYFIANLAVGDLCMAIFCLPFSFLSTLILKYWPFGSHLCVTVNYLQAVSVFVSAFTLVAISLDRYLAIIYPLRPRMTRFQAKVIISGVWVFSLLTTLPIVIYSKLMTPGVNFYRYFGREVCTEDWSSNPSSGAAYSVALMVLQYFLPLAVLIFTYSRIAAVVWGKTHLGETPARMNRIARSKKKTIKMMVTVVMVYTLCWLPFNTLMVIRGILDIDSWPHMMYLWAFFHWLAMSHTCYNPLILFWMNTKFRLGFYCVAHKLPCFRSLVDDFVSKLHESESLRVNTSNTPDGSYSPQVDTSPKDDNIFFKGHKTSQKNKNVPPYSYKKSSKAFDETNQ